GAAAAACTTCAATCCAAAATACCGACCCTTCTTCAGGCTGAGAATCTGAGCACTGATGAGAAACTGAAAGAGCTTTGTCTATTCCTGAAAAATGAAATTCCCTACTACGATTGGGTTGGGTTTTATTTCCGCAATGGCGAAAAGGAAGAGTTGAAATTAGGTCCTTATGCAGGCGCCCCTACGGATCACGAGATCATTCCCTTCGGAAAAGGAATTTGCGGGCAAGTAGCCCTTAGCAACAGTAACTTTGTAGTTCCGGATGTGTCTGCTCAGGACAATTACATTGCATGTAGCATCTCTGTAAGATCTGAGATTGTAGTTCCCTTATTTGTCAACGGAAAAAATATAGGTCAGATCGACATCGATTCAGAAACACCCGATCCCTTTTCAGAAGCTGACGAACGCTTTTTGGAATTTGTCAATCGCGAAGTAGCCAAAATTCTTTAAAACTTTTACTCTTTTGTTAATAAGACCCGGTGGGGAATAGATCCTAAAAAACTACCTTTGATTTTCTCACTTTACCATTAAAATAGCACCACATGGGCACAGCAAAAAAAGCTAAAACCGCGCTTATATCCGTCTTTCATAAAGACGGCCTTGAACCTATTGTAAAAAAGTTTCAGGAATTAGGGATCACAATCTATTCTACCGGAGGTACAGAATCGTTTATACGCTCATTGGGGGTTGACGTAATCCCCGTTGAAGAAGTTACCAGCTATCCCTCCATCCTCGGAGGGAGGGTAAAAACCCTGCACCCAAAAGTCTTTGGAGGCATATTGAATCGGCAAGACAACGAGGGCGATGTAGCACAATTACAGGAATTTGATATCCCTCAGCTCGATATTGTTATTGTAGACCTCTATCCCTTCGAAAAAACAGTAGCCTCAGGGGCAACTGAACAAGAGATTATTGAAAAAATAGACATAGGCGGAATCTCATTGATCAGGGCAGCGGCCAAAAATTTTAAAGATGTGCTTTGTGTTTCTTCAAGGGAAGACTACAGCAATTTTCTCGACCTGATATCAAACGGAGACGGGATAACCACCCTGGAACAGAGAAAGGCCTTTGCAGCAAAAGCCTTTAATATTTCTTCACATTACGACACCGCCATTTTTAACTACTTCAATCCGAATCATGAGATCGCCTCATTAAAGATCAGTGAGATGAAAGGAAGAGTACTGCGCTATGGGGAAAACCCGCATCAGAAAGGTTTTTTCTTTGGGGATTTTGAGCTGATGTTCACCAAATTACACGGGAAGGAACTATCGTATAACAACCTTCTCGATGTTGATGCAGCGGTAAATCTGATGGCTGAATTTCAAGATGCCGATCCCACTTTTGCTATCCTGAAACACAATAATGCCTGCGGCCTGGCCACAAGAGATAATTTACATCAGGCCTATACCGATGCTCTGGCAGGAGATCCGGTATCAGCCTTTGGTGGAATACTGATTAGCAACAAAGAAATAGACGCAGACACAGCCGCGGAGATTCACAAACTCTTTTGTGAAGTAGTCATTGCACCTTCCTATGACAAAGAGGCTCTCGAAGTTTTAAAGGGCAAGAAAAACAGAATTATTTTAATTCAAAAAGAGGTTCCATTGCCTAAAACGCTTGTAAGAACCTGCCTGAATGGTGTGCTGGTACAGGAAAAGGACTTCCTCACGGATACCAGAGAAAATTTATCTTACGTTACAAAGAAAAAACCCTCGGAACGTGAATTACAGGATCTGATTTTTGCTTCTAAGCTCTGTAAACACACAAAATCAAATACCATTGTCCTGGTAAAGAACAAGCAGTTATGTGCCAGTGGTACCGGACAAACCTCAAGAGTGGATGCCCTCAATCAGGCCATTCACAAGGCTACTTCTTTTAAGTTCGACCTCGATGGGGCCGTTATGGCAAGTGATGCCTTCTTTCCGTTTCCGGATTGTGTTGAGATTGCAGGCAAGAGTGGTATTAGCAGTGTGATTCAACCGGGAGGTTCAATAAAAGACCAGCTGAGCATCGATTATTGCGACGAAAATGAAATTGCTATGGTAATGACTGGCACACGTCATTTTAAACATTAATTTTACTACTTTTGTCGATGAAATGCACCCGTTTATCTAAACCAAACTAAACAATAATAATGGGATTTTTTGACTTTTTAACTGAGGAGATCGCGATCGACCTTGGTACCGCCAATACCCTTATCATCCATGCAGATAAAGTTGTTGTAGATAGCCCTTCCATTGTAGCCAGAGACAGGATTACCGGTAAGATCATCGCCGTGGGAAGGGAAGCCAATCAAATGCAGGGCAAGACCCATGAAAACATAAAGACCATACGACCTCTGAAAGACGGGGTAATTGCCGACTTTGATGCATCTGAAAAGATGATCAATATGTTTATCAAAAACATCCCTGCTCTAAAGAAAAAATGGTTTCCACCGGCACTTAGAATGGTTATTTGTATCCCGTCAGGTATCACCGAAGTGGAAATGCGGGCAGTAAAAGAATCGGCTGAACGGGTAAATGGAAAAGAAGTATACCTCATCCATGAACCTATGGCAGCAGCTATTGGTATCGGTTTGGATATTATGCAACCCAAAGGAAATATGATTGTGGATATCGGGGGTGGAACCACTGAAATTGCAGTAATTGCCCTGGGAGGAATCGTATGTGACAAATCGGTAAAGATTGCGGGAGATGTATTTACAAACGATATTATCTACTATATGCGCACCCAGCACAACCTTTATGTTGGGGAGACTACGGCTGAAAATATTAAAATTAAAATAGGCTCTGCAACGGAAGACCTGCAATCGCCCCCGGATGAAATGTCTGTACAGGGTCGCGATTTGCTCACAGGGAAGCCCAAACAAGTATCTATTTCGTACAGGGAAATTGCAAAAGCCCTTGACAAATCCATCCTGCGAGTAGAAGACGCCGTAATGGAAACCTTGTCTCAAACTCCCCCGGAATTGGCAGCCGATATATACAATACCGGAATCTATCTCGCCGGTGGAGGATCAATGCTCAGGGGGCTGGACCGCAGGCTGTCCCAAAAAACAGATCTGCCGGTTTATATCGCCGAAGATCCGCTTAGAGCTGTAGTAAGGGGCACAGGTATTGCTCTAAAAAATTTAGAACGCTACAAGAGTATTCTCATCAAATAGATCCCGGACAGATACCGTTAGCGATTATTCAAACAGGTACGTAGCAGGAGATGAGATGACCCAATAGGAAAAGTGAATGCAGCAGATTATCAACTTCATCCTTCGCAACAAGACTACCTTGCTGTATCTCTTTTTGCTCACCTTGGGCATGGCGATGAGTGTACAATCCCATTCCTATCACCGGGCTCGTTTTTTTAACTCTGCAAATTGGCTAAGTGGCGGTTTATACAATATTCAATCAGACATATCCTCATATTTCAACCTGCGGGAGGAGAATCAAATTTTAGTTGAAGAAAATACGCGCCTTCGAAATCTTTTGTTCAACCTGGAAATTGATAGCCTTGCGGATGTCGCTTCAGATAATTTCCCCTTCGAAGTTGTTCCTGCACAAATCATTAAAAACAGCTATGCCTTTCGCAATAATTATATCACAATCAACAAGGGTGATGAGAATGGTGTAAAGCAGGATATGGGGGTTATAACTTCCAAAGGGATCCTGGGAATCGTGGAACATACAACTGATAAGTACGCAGCTGTTCAAAGCGTGCTGAACACTAAATCGAATATCAATGCCAAGATAAAGAACACCAATAATTTTGGTTCTTTAAAATGGAATACGGAACGTTTTGATGTAGTTCAACTGGAGGATATTCCCCGGATTGTTCCCCTCAACATCGGTGATACTATCGTTACAGGAGCCATGTCCAGTATTTTTCCCGAAAACATCCCCATCGGGACGATTAAGAAATTCGACCTGTTGGCCTCCGAAAACTTTTTCACCATTGATGTCGCCCTGTTCAACGATATGACAAATATCAAAAACATCTATATCATCAGTAATAAGAACAGCGCTGAGATCCGAAGTCTTGAAGAAAAAATAAACAATGACCAATAATCTGTACCTGAAGAACGGTTTGCGCTTTGTGCTTCTGATACTCGCACAGGTTTTGGTATTTAACCGACTCAACTTCTTGGGATTTATCAACCCCATGATCTACCTGCTGTTTCTCTATTGGTATCCAATAAAGCAGCGTCAGAGTGTTTTTATTATTATTGGCTTCATTCTGGGATTTATCATTGATATTTTTTCTGACACCCTTGCATTTCATGCCGTAGCCTGTACCACTATGGCATTCTTCCGTCCGGCAATCATGCGTTTTGTTTTTGGAGTGAATTTTGAGTTTCAAAGTTTTAAACTCAGTAATACGACTAAAGCACAACAAATCACATTTTTAGCGTTCTTAATAATAGGACATCACACGATATTCTTTTTGCTTGAAATTTTTAGTTTTTCGCATTTGCTATTACTTTTGAAAAAGACAGTTTCTACCAGTGCGGGAACCCTTGTACTGAGTATTTTGATTATTTCACTTTTTAGTGCTGAAAAAGAATGAAAAAGATTTTGCTTTCTTCCATTATAGTAATCATCGGGATTACATTTATTGGCAGGCTATCCTATTTGCAAATCTTTCGTTCAACCCCTAATCAAATCCTGGAAGACTCTGCTGTAAAGGCAATCTACGATTACCCCGAACGCGGCTATATTTACGATCGAAATGGCGAATTACTGGTGGCAAATCAGCCTGCTTATGACGTGATGGTCATCCCGCGTGAGGTAAAATCCCTGGATACGCTTGAATTTTGCTCCTTACTCGGAATTGACAAACCCCGATTTAAGGAACAATTGAGGAAAGCTAGGGTGTATTCCCCGCGCCTTCCCTCGGTATTGGTACCACAACTTTCCAAAGAAGACTATGCCCGGTTACAGGAAAAAATGAGAAAATATGAAGGCTTCTACATTCAGAAGAGGTCACTTCGGTATTACGCAACAAACAGCGGAGCTAATGTGCTCGGTTATATTTCAGAGGTAAATGAGAGTGATATCAGAAGAAATCCCTATTACAAACAAGGTGAACTTACGGGCAGAACCGGAATAGAAAAACAGTACGAAGATGTACTTCGGGGGGTTAAAGGAGTAAAACTGATCCAAAAGGACCGGTTCAATAGGGTGATCGGTCCCTATAAAGAAGGAACACTGGACACGCTCCCGGAACAGGGAAAGGAAATCCGGGTTACCCTCGATAAGGAATTGCAGGAATACGGTGAACGACTGATGCAAGGTAAAAGGGGCGGAATCGTAGCCATTGAACCTGGCTCCGGAGAAATCCTGGCCCTTATTTCCGGACCTACATACGATCCGGCATTACTCGTGGGAAGAGAGCGGTCTA
This DNA window, taken from Muriicola soli, encodes the following:
- a CDS encoding GAF domain-containing protein — encoded protein: MFEKLQSKIPTLLQAENLSTDEKLKELCLFLKNEIPYYDWVGFYFRNGEKEELKLGPYAGAPTDHEIIPFGKGICGQVALSNSNFVVPDVSAQDNYIACSISVRSEIVVPLFVNGKNIGQIDIDSETPDPFSEADERFLEFVNREVAKIL
- the purH gene encoding bifunctional phosphoribosylaminoimidazolecarboxamide formyltransferase/IMP cyclohydrolase — translated: MGTAKKAKTALISVFHKDGLEPIVKKFQELGITIYSTGGTESFIRSLGVDVIPVEEVTSYPSILGGRVKTLHPKVFGGILNRQDNEGDVAQLQEFDIPQLDIVIVDLYPFEKTVASGATEQEIIEKIDIGGISLIRAAAKNFKDVLCVSSREDYSNFLDLISNGDGITTLEQRKAFAAKAFNISSHYDTAIFNYFNPNHEIASLKISEMKGRVLRYGENPHQKGFFFGDFELMFTKLHGKELSYNNLLDVDAAVNLMAEFQDADPTFAILKHNNACGLATRDNLHQAYTDALAGDPVSAFGGILISNKEIDADTAAEIHKLFCEVVIAPSYDKEALEVLKGKKNRIILIQKEVPLPKTLVRTCLNGVLVQEKDFLTDTRENLSYVTKKKPSERELQDLIFASKLCKHTKSNTIVLVKNKQLCASGTGQTSRVDALNQAIHKATSFKFDLDGAVMASDAFFPFPDCVEIAGKSGISSVIQPGGSIKDQLSIDYCDENEIAMVMTGTRHFKH
- the mreC gene encoding rod shape-determining protein MreC; translated protein: MQQIINFILRNKTTLLYLFLLTLGMAMSVQSHSYHRARFFNSANWLSGGLYNIQSDISSYFNLREENQILVEENTRLRNLLFNLEIDSLADVASDNFPFEVVPAQIIKNSYAFRNNYITINKGDENGVKQDMGVITSKGILGIVEHTTDKYAAVQSVLNTKSNINAKIKNTNNFGSLKWNTERFDVVQLEDIPRIVPLNIGDTIVTGAMSSIFPENIPIGTIKKFDLLASENFFTIDVALFNDMTNIKNIYIISNKNSAEIRSLEEKINNDQ
- a CDS encoding rod shape-determining protein, whose protein sequence is MGFFDFLTEEIAIDLGTANTLIIHADKVVVDSPSIVARDRITGKIIAVGREANQMQGKTHENIKTIRPLKDGVIADFDASEKMINMFIKNIPALKKKWFPPALRMVICIPSGITEVEMRAVKESAERVNGKEVYLIHEPMAAAIGIGLDIMQPKGNMIVDIGGGTTEIAVIALGGIVCDKSVKIAGDVFTNDIIYYMRTQHNLYVGETTAENIKIKIGSATEDLQSPPDEMSVQGRDLLTGKPKQVSISYREIAKALDKSILRVEDAVMETLSQTPPELAADIYNTGIYLAGGGSMLRGLDRRLSQKTDLPVYIAEDPLRAVVRGTGIALKNLERYKSILIK
- the mreD gene encoding rod shape-determining protein MreD → MTNNLYLKNGLRFVLLILAQVLVFNRLNFLGFINPMIYLLFLYWYPIKQRQSVFIIIGFILGFIIDIFSDTLAFHAVACTTMAFFRPAIMRFVFGVNFEFQSFKLSNTTKAQQITFLAFLIIGHHTIFFLLEIFSFSHLLLLLKKTVSTSAGTLVLSILIISLFSAEKE